Proteins encoded in a region of the Zea mays cultivar B73 chromosome 4, Zm-B73-REFERENCE-NAM-5.0, whole genome shotgun sequence genome:
- the LOC100276390 gene encoding uncharacterized protein LOC100276390 (The RefSeq protein has 2 substitutions compared to this genomic sequence): protein MDKAWQRNLHLIGGGGGGGEKKACPAAPPALGLQKHKSWSPDIERDEAWERRRRDMRRGGTALRRARSVTDDDLAELRGCIDLGFGFEPAESVCAACGCAVRNRLLDTLPALDLYYAVHGGGGACEAEGPKCSCGAASEASSDESPLGSPMSILSPGDPPETVKMRLKQWAQVVAMSLLSRR from the exons ATGGACAAGGCGTGGCAGCGCAATCTTCATcttatcggcggcggcggcggcggcggggagaAGAAGGCGTGTCCTGCCGCGGCGCCCGCGCTGGGGCTGCAGAAGCATAAGTCGTGGTCACCGGACATCGAGCGCGACGAGGTGTGGGAGCGCCGGCGCCGGGACATGCGCCGCGGAGGCACGGCGCTGCGGCGCGCGCGGAGCGTCACGGACGACGACCTCGCCGAGCTCCGCGGGTGCATCGACCTGGGGTTCGGCTTCGAGCCCGCGGAGTCGGTGTGCGCGGCGTGCGGCTGCGCCGTGAGGAACCGCCTCCTGGACACGCTGCCCGCGCTCGACCTCTACTACGCCGTCCACGGCGGGGGCGGGGCATGCGAAGCGGAAGGGCCGAAGTGCTCGTGCGGCGCCGCGTCGGAGGCGTCCTCTGACGAGTCGCCGCTCGGCAGCCCCATGTCCATACTATCTCCAG GCGACCCGCCGGAGACGGTGAAGATGCGGCTGAAGCAGTGGGCGCAGGTGGTTGCGATGTCCTTGCTGAGCCGCCGATGA
- the LOC100273638 gene encoding Protein DCL, chloroplastic-like — protein MHFPSPRALAMAAPAVARPRLAPVAHPASTSCLLALWDRRRGHGRAVAAVRAREQGAAPPDPAAFLRRPEVATVTSTEEEREADAGSSFDGPGEDEAPEEEGVRGRRKAPEREWVDWEDLILEDTVPLVGFVRMILHSGKYESGDRLCPEHEKAILERLLPYHPQYNEKIGCGIDYITVGLHPEFENSRCLFIVRKDGEQIDFSFWKCVKGLIRQKYPMYADSFILRHFRRRQDY, from the exons ATGCACTTCCCCTCGCCGCGCGCGCTCGCCATGGCCGCGCCGGCGGTCGCCCGCCCTCGCCTCGCCCCCGTGGCTCACCCCGCCTCGACCTCTTGCCTGCTGGCCCTCTGGGACCGGAGGCGCGGGCACGGCCGCGCGGTTGCGGCGGTGAGGGCGCGCGAGCAAGGCGCGGCGCCGCCCGACCCGGCGGCCTTCCTGCGCCGGCCGGAGGTAGCGACGGTgacgtcgacggaggaggagagGGAGGCCGATGCGGGGTCCTCGTTTGATGGCCCCGGGGAGGACGAGGCGCCCGAGGAGGAAGGGGTCCGGGGGAGGAGGAAGGCGCCGGAGAGGGAGTGGGTGGATTGGGAGGACCTTATCCTCGAGGACACCGTGCCGCTCGTTGGCTTCGTACGGATGATCCTCCACTCCGGCAA GTATGAAAGTGGCGATCGGCTGTGTCCTGAACATGAGAAGGCGATTCTGGAACGTTTGCTTCCATACCATCCACAATATAATGAGAAAATTGGGTGTGGTATTGACTACATCACG GTAGGGTTACATCCAGAATTCGAAAACTCAAGGTGTTTATTCATAGTTAGGAAGGATGGCGAGCAGATCGATTTTTCGTTCTGGAAGTGCGTCAAAGGTCTCATTCGGCAAAAGTACCCCATGTACGCGGACAGTTTCATTCTCAGGCATTTCCGCAGGAGACAAGACTACTGA